A DNA window from Myripristis murdjan chromosome 19, fMyrMur1.1, whole genome shotgun sequence contains the following coding sequences:
- the LOC115377782 gene encoding pepsin A-like — MKWAFVLCAMVALSECLVQIPLEKGKTAREILEEQGLWEEFRLKYPYNPMAKFNDRFAVADQPMTNDADLAYYGVISIGTPPQSFKVIFDTGSSNLWVPSVYCNSPACNNHDKFNPGRSSTFRNNGRSLSIRYGTGSMTGILGYDTVTVGGLAVRNQIFGLSESEAPFMQYMRADGILGLAYPRLSASGATPVFDNMMREGLVNQDMFSVYLSSHSQGGSVVTFGGIDPSHFYGPITWIPLSNELYWQITVDSVTVNGQVVACNGGCQAIVDTGTSLIVGPQSSIQSINQWVGASSQNGDYVVNCNSVSQMPDVTFHIHGQQFTVPASAYVRQSYYGCRTGFGNGGDSLWILGDVFIRQYYSIFSRAQNMVGLARAR; from the exons ATGAAGTGGGCCTTTGTTTTGTGTGCCATGGTGGCACTGTCCGAGTGCCTTGTCCA AATCCCTCTAGAGAAGGGTAAGACTGCCAGGGAGATCCTGGAGGAACAGGGTCTGTGGGAGGAGTTCAGGCTGAAGTACCCTTACAATCCCATGGCCAAGTTCAACGACAGGTTCGCCGTGGCCGACCAGCCCATGACCAATGATGCTGAT CTGGCTTACTATGGAGTCATCTCCATTGGAACTCCTCCTCAGTCCTTCAAGGTCATCTTTGACACCGGCTCCTCCAACCTGTGGGTGCCCTCCGTCTACTGCAACAGCCCAGCCTGCA ACAACCATGACAAGTTCAACCCTGGCAGAAGCAGCACCTTCAGAAACAATGGCAGGAGTCTCAGTATCCGCTATGGCACTGGCAGCATGACTGGCATCCTGGGATACGACACTGTGACG GTTGGTGGACTTGCTGTGCGTAACCAGATCTTCGGACTGAGTGAGAGTGAGGCTCCCTTCATGCAGTACATGCGTGCTGATGGCATCCTGGGCCTGGCTTACCCACGCCTGTCGGCCTCTGGTGCTACCCCTGTCTTCGACAACATGATGAGGGAGGGTCTGGTGAACCAGGACATGTTCTCCGTATACCTGAGCTC TCACTCTCAGGGCGGCAGTGTGGTGACCTTCGGTGGCATTGACCCCAGTCACTTCTATGGTCCCATCACCTGGATTCCCCTCTCCAATGAGCTGTACTGGCAGATCACAGTTGACAG TGTTACTGTCAATGGTCAGGTTGTGGCCTGCAACGGTGGTTGCCAGGCTATTGTGGACACCGGCACTTCTCTGATTGTTGGGCCTCAGAGCTCCATCCAGAGCATCAACCAGTGGGTGGGAGCTAGCAGCCAGAATGGAGAT TATGTTGTCAACTGTAACTCTGTTTCCCAAATGCCTGATGTGACCTTCCACATCCATGGGCAGCAATTCACCGTCCCAGCGTCTGCCTACGTCCGCCAG TCATACTATGGCTGCCGCACTGGCTTCGGCAATGGAGGTGACAGTCTGTGGATCCTGGGTGACGTCTTCATCAGACAGTATTATTCCATCTTCAGCAGAGCCCAGAACATGGTGGGCCTGGCCAGAGCCAGATAA